A genomic window from Montipora capricornis isolate CH-2021 chromosome 8, ASM3666992v2, whole genome shotgun sequence includes:
- the LOC138058891 gene encoding histone H3, whose translation MARTKQTARKSTGGKAPRKQLATKAARKSAPATGGVKKPHRYRPGTVALREIRRYQKSTELLIRKLPFQRLVREIAQDFKTDLRFQSSAVMALQEASEAYLVGLFEDTNLCAIHAKRVTIMPKDIQLARRIRGERA comes from the coding sequence ATGGCTCGAACAAAACAAACGGCTCGTAAATCTACCGGTGGAAAAGCTCCACGCAAGCAACTCGCGACAAAGGCTGCTCGTAAGAGTGCGCCTGCTACTGGTGGAGTCAAGAAACCTCATCGTTACAGGCCCGGAACAGTTGCTCTTCGTGAGATCCGTCGTTACCAGAAATCCACCGAGCTGTTGATTCGCAAGCTACCCTTCCAGCGTCTTGTGCGTGAAATCGCTCAAGATTTCAAGACTGATCTACGCTTCCAGAGTTCTGCTGTGATGGCTCTTCAAGAAGCAAGTGAAGCTTATCTGGTCGGTCTTTTTGAAGATACGAACTTGTGCGCTATTCACGCCAAGCGAGTCACTATTATGCCCAAAGACATTCAGTTGGCCCGCCGAATCCGTGGAGAGCGAGCATAA